From a region of the Clupea harengus chromosome 9, Ch_v2.0.2, whole genome shotgun sequence genome:
- the LOC116221818 gene encoding uncharacterized protein LOC116221818, with translation MSEDNVQEQLRALAEQVRQLQAENSRLRDNGDSQEEGSAPSTSGTPAAVSSQPVSEHYVFVPRERKCPTFSAKNSCDLMSVEDWIEEARRCLSIRRMLPAEQALFLFDHLDGEAKAEMKFHSVADRNTPDKVFNILLENYACSQVYVRTQQQFYLRTQKEGESVREYSHALKSIMDIAIRKSPEGSIPNSDCTLRDQFVEHLRDDMLRRHLKDKMVASPTMSFMDARRAALSWVDRGKLVSNQRARAHSCDTFVSNCEADANVIVAKPDGEIAEVKEVLRQQQLQLDAILKHLGAPGPSDRGRGPARPYRFRPDGKPICSRCNQDGHIARFCSVDLNTHSGPANRAGPRTFSRNQTTGIASSAMQPSEN, from the coding sequence ATGTCGGAGGACAATGTTCAGGAACAATTGCGAGCTCTTGCTGAACAGGTACGACAGCTTCAAGCTGAAAACAGCCGCTTGCGAGATAACGGTGATTCTCAGGAGGAAGGTTCCGCCCCATCTACCAGTGGGACGCCTGCCGCTGTTTCTTCACAACCGGTATCTGAGCATTATGTTTTTGTTCCTAGAGAGCGTAAATGCCCTACATTTTCTGCTAAAAATTCTTGTGACTTGATGTCTGTTGAGGACTGGATTGAGGAGGCTCGTAGGTGTCTATCAATTAGACGCATGCTTCCAGCTGAGCaagctttgtttttgtttgatcaTTTAGATGGGGAAGCAAAAGCTGAGATGAAATTTCACTCTGTTGCAGACAGGAATACCCCAGATAAAGTGTTTAACATTCTTTTGGAAAACTATGCATGTTCACAGGTGTATGTTCGTACACAACAGCAGTTTTATTTGCGTACACAGAAAGAAGGGGAATCTGTTAGGGAGTATTCTCATGCACTCAAGTCTATTATGGATATTGCTATTCGTAAGAGTCCTGAGGGGTCTATTCCTAACTCTGACTGTACTTTACGTGACCAGTTTGTAGAGCACCTGCGTGACGACATGCTCCGTAGACATTTAAAAGACAAAATGGTCGCTTCTCCTACTATGTCTTTTATGGACGCTCGTCGTGCAGCCCTGAGTTGGGTTGATAGGGGTAAACTTGTGAGTAACCAGAGGGCTCGAGCACACTCCTGTGATACCTTTGTGAGCAATTGTGAGGCAGATGCTAACGTTATTGTTGCTAAACCTGATGGTGAGATTGCTGAGGTGAAAGAGGTCTTACGTCAGCAACAGTTACAGCTCGATGCTATTTTGAAACATTTGGGTGCCCCTGGGCccagtgacagagggaggggtcCTGCTAGGCCATATAGGTTTCGACCTGATGGTAAGCCAATCTGCTCTCGTTGTAACCAAGATGGTCATATCGCCAGGTTTTGTTCAGTTGATTTAAACACTCACTCAGGTCCAGCCAATAGGGCAGGCCCCAGAACATTCAGTCGGAACCAAACCACAGGAATAGCATCTAGTGCTATGCAGCCGTCGGAAAACTAG